The proteins below are encoded in one region of Amycolatopsis acidiphila:
- a CDS encoding alpha/beta hydrolase, with amino-acid sequence MTAMERGKRETPASLPAGPERIRVGERSYAGVRTRVLEVGPKRLVKGAPRLVLLHGYCDSADTWRPVLDQLAEAGICAIAVDLPGFGQAEGLRTGPMLPQLDRFVDAVLKEQTKHGKVVLAGNSLGGTMSLRAASAARHPIAGVISIAAPGFVDSWLVRAVGTYPLRLWASLPLPVPGFLVRTVAEYVVPRLLYADRGIAAAEHVRRFTSLFPDYRSATTRLEQARQLVEELAAAYENIDDVAVPLLVIACGKDRLVSAAAGRRLHSLVPHSRLLVREDWGHCPQLDDPIALADVMGYFTAGATRKRRNRRVKAEPMPIAAAG; translated from the coding sequence ATGACCGCAATGGAGCGGGGAAAGCGAGAGACGCCGGCGTCGTTGCCCGCCGGCCCGGAGCGTATCCGGGTCGGCGAACGCAGCTACGCCGGTGTCCGCACGCGGGTGCTCGAGGTCGGCCCGAAGCGGTTGGTCAAGGGGGCGCCCAGACTCGTCCTCCTGCACGGTTACTGCGACAGCGCAGACACCTGGCGCCCTGTCCTCGATCAGCTCGCCGAGGCGGGAATCTGTGCGATCGCGGTCGACCTGCCGGGCTTCGGCCAGGCGGAGGGCCTGCGCACGGGCCCCATGCTTCCTCAGCTCGACCGGTTCGTCGATGCGGTGCTCAAGGAGCAGACGAAGCACGGCAAGGTGGTGCTGGCCGGCAACTCGCTCGGCGGCACCATGAGCCTGCGCGCCGCTTCCGCCGCACGGCACCCGATCGCCGGCGTGATCTCGATCGCCGCGCCCGGGTTCGTCGACTCGTGGCTGGTCCGCGCGGTCGGCACCTACCCGCTGCGGCTCTGGGCGTCGCTGCCGCTGCCCGTGCCGGGGTTCCTGGTGCGGACCGTCGCGGAGTACGTCGTGCCGCGGCTGTTGTACGCCGACCGCGGCATCGCGGCCGCCGAGCACGTACGCCGCTTCACCAGCCTCTTCCCCGACTACCGCTCGGCCACGACACGGCTCGAGCAGGCGCGTCAGCTGGTCGAGGAGCTCGCCGCCGCCTACGAGAACATCGACGACGTCGCGGTCCCGCTGCTGGTGATCGCCTGCGGCAAGGACCGGCTGGTCAGCGCCGCGGCCGGGCGGCGGCTGCACTCGCTGGTGCCGCACAGCCGCCTGCTGGTCCGGGAGGACTGGGGGCACTGTCCCCAGCTGGACGACCCGATCGCCCTCGCG
- a CDS encoding quinone oxidoreductase family protein yields MFAVYAKEANYDNPLDSLVVGERPEPEVPEGWVKVAVRAASLNMHDLWTLRGVGIKAEQFPMILGCDGAGVLEDGTEVVLHSVVNAPGWQGDDTLDPKRTLLTEKHQGTFADQVVVPARNAVPKPAGLSFSEAATMGTAWLTAYRMLFVKSGLRPGQTMLVQGASGGVSTALVQLGRAAGFRVWVTGRSEEKRALAEQLGAHQTFESGARLPERVDAVFETVGKATWGHSLKSLKPGGVVVVSGSTSGPDPSADLQRVFFLQLRVVGSTMGTRDELQSLLEYVDLAGIKPQIGAELPLTDAGKGFEDMLAGDTAGKIVFTR; encoded by the coding sequence ATGTTCGCCGTGTATGCCAAAGAAGCCAACTACGACAACCCGCTCGACTCACTCGTCGTCGGCGAGCGTCCCGAGCCCGAAGTGCCCGAAGGCTGGGTCAAGGTGGCCGTCCGCGCGGCCAGCCTGAACATGCACGACCTCTGGACCCTGCGCGGGGTGGGCATCAAGGCCGAGCAGTTCCCGATGATCCTCGGCTGCGACGGCGCCGGGGTGCTCGAGGACGGCACCGAGGTCGTGCTGCACTCCGTGGTCAACGCGCCCGGCTGGCAGGGCGACGACACGCTGGACCCCAAGCGCACCCTGCTCACCGAGAAGCACCAGGGCACCTTCGCCGACCAGGTGGTCGTGCCCGCCCGCAACGCCGTCCCCAAGCCCGCCGGCCTGTCCTTCAGCGAGGCCGCGACGATGGGCACCGCCTGGCTGACCGCGTACCGGATGCTGTTCGTCAAGTCGGGCCTGCGCCCCGGCCAGACGATGCTGGTGCAGGGCGCCTCGGGCGGCGTGTCCACCGCCCTGGTGCAGCTGGGGCGGGCCGCCGGGTTCCGGGTGTGGGTCACCGGCCGCAGCGAGGAGAAGCGGGCGCTGGCCGAGCAGCTGGGCGCGCACCAGACGTTCGAGTCGGGCGCACGGCTGCCCGAGCGGGTGGACGCGGTGTTCGAGACGGTCGGCAAGGCGACCTGGGGGCACTCACTCAAGTCGCTCAAGCCCGGCGGTGTCGTGGTGGTGTCGGGCTCGACCAGCGGCCCCGACCCGAGCGCCGACCTGCAGCGCGTGTTCTTCCTCCAGCTGCGCGTCGTCGGCTCCACGATGGGCACCCGCGACGAGCTGCAGAGCCTGCTGGAGTACGTCGACCTGGCGGGGATCAAGCCGCAGATCGGCGCCGAGCTGCCGCTGACCGACGCGGGGAAGGGGTTCGAGGACATGCTGGCCGGGGACACCGCGGGCAAAATCGTTTTCACTCGCTAA
- a CDS encoding ribonuclease domain-containing protein, protein MSSRRRITVALVGLLVLVLGGWLVKDLGSGVDSGMQTKALSALPAEASQTWRLIQRGGPFPYPRNDGVVYENREKVLPQKQTGYYHEYTVPTPGSADRGPRRLITGGSQELYYTGDHYVSFVLVDPTK, encoded by the coding sequence GTGTCTAGCAGAAGGCGGATCACCGTTGCCCTGGTCGGGCTGCTCGTGCTCGTCCTCGGCGGCTGGCTGGTCAAGGATCTCGGCAGCGGCGTCGACTCCGGGATGCAGACGAAGGCGCTGTCCGCGCTGCCGGCCGAGGCGAGCCAGACCTGGCGGCTGATCCAGCGGGGTGGCCCGTTCCCGTATCCGCGCAACGACGGTGTCGTGTACGAGAACCGGGAGAAGGTCCTGCCGCAGAAGCAGACCGGTTACTACCATGAGTACACCGTGCCCACGCCGGGCAGCGCGGACCGCGGTCCCAGACGCCTCATCACCGGCGGGTCACAGGAGTTGTACTACACAGGTGACCACTACGTCTCCTTCGTCCTCGTCGATCCCACCAAATAG
- a CDS encoding barstar family protein — protein sequence MEHTSIKTIRDHARARGAYSHVMADRPVDKLSTLDAIAAALSFPEWFGRNLDALYDCLTDLSWLPSGEHVLIWSGSDALKAADPRAYLAIRSVLSDAERALAPGGDRADSRRLTLALSDD from the coding sequence ATGGAGCACACCAGTATCAAGACCATCAGGGACCACGCGCGCGCCCGCGGCGCCTACTCGCACGTGATGGCGGACCGTCCGGTGGACAAGCTGTCCACATTGGATGCCATCGCGGCGGCCCTGTCGTTCCCGGAGTGGTTCGGCCGGAACCTCGACGCCCTCTACGACTGTCTCACCGACCTGTCCTGGCTGCCCAGCGGCGAGCACGTGCTCATCTGGTCCGGCTCGGACGCGTTGAAGGCGGCGGATCCGAGGGCGTACCTGGCGATCCGCAGCGTGCTCTCGGACGCCGAGCGCGCGCTCGCGCCGGGCGGCGACCGGGCCGACAGCCGCCGCCTGACGCTCGCGCTCTCCGACGACTGA
- a CDS encoding enoyl-CoA hydratase family protein translates to MADELVHYAVTSGAATITLDSPHNRNALSAQLRRELRACLAKARDDEAVRVIVLTHTGPVFCAGMDLKEARGAGAGDQGVNEFPEILEQLWNSPKPVVARLAGPARAGGVGMVAACDIAVAVKEATFAFSEVRIGVVPAVISLVVLPRIAPRAAQELFLTGEVFDAGRAADIGLITAAVDAEKLDDEVSRYVRALALGGPNALAATKELLASPKPPTPSAGFSAMNALSARFFASEEGQEGIVAFAQKRKPNWVPAD, encoded by the coding sequence ATGGCTGACGAACTGGTCCACTACGCGGTGACGAGTGGCGCCGCGACGATCACCTTGGACTCGCCGCACAATCGCAACGCCCTGTCCGCCCAGTTGCGCCGCGAGCTGCGCGCGTGCCTCGCCAAGGCGCGTGACGACGAAGCCGTGCGCGTCATCGTGCTCACCCACACCGGGCCGGTCTTCTGCGCGGGCATGGACCTGAAGGAGGCCCGCGGGGCGGGCGCCGGCGACCAGGGAGTCAACGAGTTCCCCGAGATCCTCGAGCAGCTCTGGAACAGCCCGAAGCCCGTCGTGGCGCGGCTGGCCGGGCCCGCACGCGCCGGTGGCGTCGGCATGGTCGCCGCGTGCGACATCGCCGTCGCGGTCAAGGAGGCCACCTTCGCGTTCTCCGAGGTCCGCATCGGCGTGGTGCCTGCCGTCATCTCGCTCGTCGTGCTCCCGCGCATCGCACCGCGCGCCGCGCAGGAGCTGTTCCTCACCGGCGAGGTGTTCGACGCCGGCCGCGCCGCCGACATCGGCCTCATCACCGCGGCGGTGGACGCCGAGAAACTCGACGACGAGGTCAGCCGCTACGTCCGCGCCCTCGCCCTCGGCGGCCCGAACGCGCTGGCCGCGACCAAGGAGCTGCTGGCGAGCCCGAAGCCGCCCACGCCCTCGGCCGGGTTCAGCGCGATGAACGCCCTCTCCGCCCGCTTCTTCGCCAGTGAAGAAGGGCAGGAGGGCATCGTCGCCTTCGCCCAGAAGCGCAAGCCGAACTGGGTGCCGGCCGACTGA
- a CDS encoding Uma2 family endonuclease: MIVVTREGLERAERTGGLIKAADVLIVVEIVSPGSHRMDTVVKHGEYADAGIPYYWIVDLDEPLSLVACHLELDLARLRP, translated from the coding sequence CTGATCGTCGTCACTCGCGAAGGCCTCGAGCGGGCCGAACGGACCGGAGGCCTGATCAAAGCGGCCGACGTGCTGATCGTCGTCGAGATCGTCTCGCCCGGCTCGCATCGGATGGACACCGTGGTGAAGCACGGCGAGTACGCCGATGCCGGCATCCCCTACTACTGGATCGTGGATCTGGACGAGCCGCTGTCGCTCGTCGCCTGTCACCTCGAACTGGATTTGGCACGCCTGCGGCCCTGA
- a CDS encoding TIGR03854 family LLM class F420-dependent oxidoreductase, with protein sequence MKIRIGVGLGAETSPAELRGIVDRLEAAGIDSLWLSEHVYSDGVDPFIGMAHALARTTRLKVGTSVAVLPGRHPVLVAKQLASLAALTPKRVLPVFGLRPARRSERDLFEVPDGRRADVFDESLRLLRSVLSRESVDFAGEFFKLDGVRVGPRPASPLDIWLGGSAPAAFRRIGRYGDGWLGSFLPPADALAAREAIESAAAEAGREIEPDHYGMSLLLADGGITPELAAAARARRPDADPASILAASWPDLHRLLDAYIEAGLTKFVVYHRGPQPFSEFLDAFVTELLPRQN encoded by the coding sequence ATGAAGATCCGCATCGGCGTTGGCCTTGGCGCGGAGACCTCCCCCGCCGAGCTGAGGGGAATCGTCGACCGGCTCGAAGCGGCCGGGATCGACTCGCTGTGGTTGTCGGAGCACGTGTATTCCGACGGGGTGGACCCGTTCATCGGGATGGCGCACGCGCTCGCACGCACGACCCGGCTCAAGGTCGGCACGTCGGTGGCGGTGCTGCCGGGGCGGCATCCGGTGCTGGTGGCCAAGCAGCTCGCGTCGCTGGCGGCGCTGACGCCGAAGCGGGTGCTGCCGGTGTTCGGCCTGCGGCCCGCGCGCCGGTCGGAGCGGGACCTGTTCGAGGTGCCCGACGGCCGCCGCGCGGACGTGTTCGACGAGTCGCTGCGGCTGCTGCGTTCGGTGCTGTCGCGGGAAAGCGTGGACTTCGCGGGCGAGTTCTTCAAGCTCGACGGGGTGCGCGTCGGGCCGCGGCCGGCCTCGCCACTGGACATCTGGCTGGGCGGTTCGGCGCCGGCGGCGTTCCGCCGCATCGGCCGTTACGGCGACGGCTGGCTCGGCAGCTTCCTCCCCCCTGCCGACGCGCTCGCCGCCCGCGAGGCGATCGAGTCCGCGGCGGCGGAGGCGGGGCGTGAGATCGAGCCGGACCACTACGGGATGAGCCTGCTCCTCGCCGACGGCGGCATCACCCCGGAACTGGCCGCCGCGGCGCGCGCCCGCCGCCCGGACGCCGACCCGGCCTCGATCCTGGCCGCCAGCTGGCCCGACCTGCACCGCCTGCTGGACGCGTACATCGAGGCGGGGCTGACGAAGTTCGTCGTGTACCACCGCGGCCCCCAGCCGTTCAGCGAGTTCCTGGACGCCTTCGTGACGGAGCTGCTGCCGCGGCAGAACTGA
- a CDS encoding sirohydrochlorin chelatase, with translation MTGAPLVVVAHGSRDPRSAATIRALVSGLDARVSFLDLSEPLLTDVLRSLYAEGHREAVVVPLLLGRAYHARVDLPALVLEVPRLRVSIADVLGADPVLEDIALDRLREAGADPADPELGVVLAAVGSSQAPANAAVTELARRWHRRYPMLVTAAFASATKPDVPAAMAKLRARGARRFAVASWFLAPGLLPDRIAHLARTAEPTVALADSLAPDQRIAELVLERYHSTLARAA, from the coding sequence GTGACGGGCGCCCCGCTCGTAGTGGTCGCACACGGCAGCCGGGATCCCCGGTCCGCCGCGACGATCCGTGCCCTGGTCTCGGGTCTGGACGCGCGCGTGTCTTTTTTGGACCTGTCCGAGCCGCTGCTGACCGACGTGCTGCGCTCTTTGTACGCCGAGGGGCACCGCGAAGCAGTGGTGGTGCCGCTGCTGCTCGGCCGCGCCTACCACGCCCGGGTCGACCTGCCCGCGCTCGTCCTCGAGGTACCGCGGCTGCGCGTGTCCATTGCGGACGTGCTCGGCGCCGATCCGGTGCTGGAGGACATCGCGCTCGACCGGCTTCGCGAGGCCGGCGCGGATCCGGCGGACCCGGAGCTGGGCGTCGTGCTGGCCGCGGTCGGGTCCTCGCAGGCGCCGGCGAACGCGGCGGTCACCGAGCTGGCCCGGCGGTGGCACAGGCGTTATCCGATGCTCGTCACCGCCGCGTTCGCGAGCGCGACGAAGCCCGACGTGCCCGCGGCGATGGCGAAGCTGCGTGCGCGCGGCGCCCGGCGCTTCGCGGTGGCGTCGTGGTTCCTGGCGCCCGGCCTGCTCCCGGACCGGATCGCGCACCTGGCGCGCACGGCGGAACCCACGGTGGCGCTGGCGGATTCCCTCGCCCCGGACCAGCGGATCGCCGAACTGGTGCTCGAGCGCTACCACTCGACACTCGCTCGCGCCGCCTGA